A single genomic interval of Cydia splendana chromosome 10, ilCydSple1.2, whole genome shotgun sequence harbors:
- the LOC134794538 gene encoding collagen alpha-2(I) chain-like: MVTSRAACILVLLTAARADNWRWPDNARAASVRIDTKVRFVDDERRPNKVQADEIKPPVETEGFYNRPAAGAASGRYAVQSEPHSQRLTAHDLQLMKLIRPQQYSDGTLDSLQYCKCVTSLTASCHSRGNSERACPSGQNLCCYKRPNRNPHNTDSGIFSELEDERPMLLPSHESIAGPFGSPDEDIIGALKPSVNGYQNGGEYRGLLFGPGGPTGHIGPGRRENRILVGPSGPTGHIGPGSNKQVLVGPEGSTGIIGPNGGGRYHDGNNQRNPGLLVGPEGPTGVIGPNNRNNRYHQNQSPGVLVGPDGPSGVIGPNYGDNRITLGPKQRNPGVLVTDVIDHENRIAANKRYPEVLVGPDGPTGVVGPGYRDDRDFTAPGFNQHPGVLVGPEGPTGHIGVPQVLVGPGGPTGGIGPNHKQGASHGAESAQVLVGPGGPTGIIGPGGRRGRWQTGPGILTGPGGPTGIIGPGQRLLVGPGGPTGVIGPRGGRGYGGYGGYGF; this comes from the exons atggtaacttcaa GAGCAGCGTGTATTCTGGTGCTGCTGACCGCCGCCCGCGCCGACAACTGGCGCTGGCCCGACAACGCGCGCGCAGCCTCCGTACGCATCGACACTAAAGTGCGCTTCGTCGACGATGAGAG GCGGCCGAATAAAGTACAAGCGGACGAAATCAAACCTCCAGTGGAGACCGAGGGCTTCTACAACCGTCCGGCGGCCGGGGCCGCGTCCGGCCGCTACGCCGTCCAGTCAGAACCTCACTCGCAACGACTCACAGCTCATGACCTGCAGCTGATGAAGCTCATCAG GCCTCAACAGTACTCGGACGGCACTCTGGACTCGTTGCAGTATTGCAAGTGCGTCACTTCTTTGACGGCCTCCTGCCACTCGCGCGGCAATTCTGAG AGAGCGTGTCCATCCGGCCAAAATCTATGTTGCTACAAAAGGCCGAACAGAAATCCGCATAACACTGACTCAG GGATTTTTAGCGAATTAGAAGATGAACGTCCCATGCTGCTTCCAAGTCACGAGAGCATAGCAGGCCCCTTTGGGAGCCCTGACGAGGATATCATAGGGGCCCTGAAGCCAAGTGTCAACGGGTACCAGAACGGAGGAGAATACCGGGGCTTGCTTTTTGGACCTGGAGGACCCACTGGACATATAGGACCAGGGCGCCGCGAAAATAGGATCTTAGTGGGACCATCTGGCCCTACTGGGCACATAGGACCCGGATCGAACAAACAAGTCTTAGTGGGGCCGGAAGGATCCACTGGCATTATTGGTCCTAATGGCGGTGGTAGATATCACGATGGAAATAACCAACGCAATCCTGGACTTTTAGTCGGACCTGAGGGCCCTACTGGTGTTATTGGCCCAAATAATCGCAATAATAGATACCACCAGAACCAAAGTCCTGGCGTTTTAGTTGGTCCTGATGGACCTTCCGGTGTAATTGGTCCAAATTACGGTGACAATAGGATTACTCTTGGGCCAAAACAACGGAATCCTGGAGTTTTGGTCACCGATGTCATCGACCACGAGAACAGAATAGCTGCAAATAAACGTTACCCAGAAGTTCTAGTCGGCCCCGATGGACCCACAGGTGTGGTTGGCCCAGGTTATCGAGATGACAGAGACTTCACCGCACCAGGCTTTAATCAGCACCCCGGTGTATTGGTCGGCCCGGAAGGCCCGACCGGCCACATAGGCGTTCCTCAAGTACTCGTCGGTCCCGGCGGACCTACAGGCGGCATCGGGCCGAATCACAAGCAAGGTGCGTCTCATGGTGCCGAAAGCGCCCAAGTTTTAGTAGGTCCGGGCGGCCCTACGGGCATCATAGGGCCGGGCGGCAGGCGGGGGCGGTGGCAAACGGGGCCCGGGATTCTCACAGGTCCTGGAGGCCCTACAGGTATTATAGGCCCCGGGCAGCGGCTGCTGGTCGGTCCCGGGGGGCCTACTGGCGTCATAGGCCCTCGTGGAGGCCGCGGCTACGGCGGCTACGGTGGGTACGGCTTCTAG